From Alosa sapidissima isolate fAloSap1 chromosome 2, fAloSap1.pri, whole genome shotgun sequence, one genomic window encodes:
- the LOC121703885 gene encoding histidine-rich glycoprotein-like has product MSHSLHPAKLPAGHPHMSHSLHPAKLPAGHPHMSHSLHPAKLPAGHPHMSHSLHPAKLPARHPHMSHSLHPAKLPAGHPHMSHSLHPAKLPAGHPHMSHSLHPAKLPAGHPHMSHSLHPAKLPAGHPHMSHSLHPAKLPAGHPHMSHSLHPAKLPAGHPHMSHSLHPAKLPAGHPHMSHSLHPAKLPAGHPHMSHSLHPAKLPAGHPHMSHSLHPAKLPAGHPHMSHSLHPAKLPAGHPHMSHSLHPAKLPAGHPHMSHSLHPAKLPAGHPHMSHSLHPAKLPAGHPHMSHSLHPAKLPARHPHMSHSLHPAKLPAGHPHMSHSLHPAKLPAGHPHMSHSLHPAKLPAGHPHMSHSLHPAKLPARHPHMSHSLHPAKLPARHPHMSHSLHPTKLPARHPHCAERDECSGGGAESGAQIHQDTNEGHGDQTE; this is encoded by the coding sequence ATGAGCCACAGCCTGCACCCAGCAAAGCTGCCAGCCGGACATCCACACATGAGCCACAGCCTGCACCCAGCAAAGCTGCCAGCCGGACATCCACACATGAGCCACAGCCTGCACCCAGCAAAGCTGCCAGCCGGACATCCACACATGAGCCACAGCCTGCACCCAGCAAAGCTGCCAGCCCGACATCCACACATGAGCCACAGCCTGCACCCAGCAAAGCTGCCAGCCGGACATCCACACATGAGCCACAGCCTGCACCCAGCAAAGCTGCCAGCCGGACATCCACACATGAGCCACAGCCTGCACCCAGCAAAGCTGCCAGCCGGACATCCACACATGAGCCACAGCCTGCACCCAGCAAAGCTGCCAGCCGGACATCCACACATGAGCCACAGCCTGCACCCAGCAAAGCTGCCAGCCGGACATCCACACATGAGCCACAGCCTGCACCCAGCAAAGCTGCCAGCCGGACATCCACACATGAGCCACAGCCTGCACCCAGCAAAGCTGCCAGCCGGACATCCACACATGAGCCACAGCCTGCACCCAGCAAAGCTGCCAGCCGGACATCCACACATGAGCCACAGCCTGCACCCAGCAAAGCTGCCAGCCGGACATCCACACATGAGCCACAGCCTGCACCCAGCAAAGCTGCCAGCCGGACATCCACACATGAGCCACAGCCTGCACCCAGCAAAGCTGCCAGCCGGACATCCACACATGAGCCACAGCCTGCACCCAGCAAAGCTGCCAGCCGGACATCCACACATGAGCCACAGCCTGCACCCAGCAAAGCTGCCAGCCGGACATCCACACATGAGCCACAGCCTGCACCCAGCAAAGCTGCCAGCCGGACATCCACACATGAGCCACAGCCTGCACCCAGCAAAGCTGCCAGCCCGACATCCACACATGAGCCACAGCCTGCACCCAGCAAAGCTGCCAGCCGGACATCCACACATGAGCCACAGCCTGCACCCAGCAAAGCTGCCAGCCGGACATCCACACATGAGCCACAGCCTGCACCCAGCAAAGCTGCCAGCCGGACATCCACACATGAGCCACAGCCTGCACCCAGCAAAGCTGCCAGCCCGACATCCACACATGAGCCACAGCCTGCACCCAGCAAAGCTGCCAGCCCGACATCCACACATGAGCCACAGCCTGCACCCAACAAAGCTGCCAGCCCGACATCCACACTGTGCTGAGAGAGATGAGTGCTCTGGTGGCGGAGCAGAGAGTGGAGCTCAGATACACCAAGACACAAATGAAGGCCATGGAGACCAGACTGAGTGA